A window of Hypnocyclicus thermotrophus contains these coding sequences:
- a CDS encoding TetR/AcrR family transcriptional regulator, protein MTKKDKLFIAGKKLFSEKGYEKTSIEEIIKEAAVAKGTFYYYFKSKEEFLEKMFDYIFDEAIKKLEIISIRKDIGATKKLITFLGEMVKMKTQDKEFTEKIARYILEKNFNILIYRFKEIYMEKLSPYLLKIFIEGKETGEFDIDNPEITLGHFLNLLTYAGDPKKMLNNPNYLKEFVYTRQRLVEKVLGLKKGTIRIFEEIFQLNI, encoded by the coding sequence ATGACAAAAAAAGATAAACTTTTTATAGCAGGTAAAAAACTTTTTAGCGAAAAAGGATATGAAAAAACTTCTATTGAAGAAATAATAAAAGAAGCAGCAGTAGCAAAAGGTACTTTTTATTATTATTTTAAAAGTAAAGAAGAATTTTTAGAAAAAATGTTTGACTATATATTTGATGAAGCAATTAAAAAATTAGAAATTATATCAATTAGAAAAGATATAGGTGCTACTAAAAAGCTTATTACTTTTCTAGGTGAAATGGTAAAAATGAAAACACAGGATAAAGAATTTACAGAAAAAATTGCTAGATATATTTTAGAAAAAAACTTTAATATATTAATATATAGATTCAAAGAAATTTATATGGAAAAACTTTCTCCGTATCTATTAAAAATTTTTATAGAAGGAAAAGAAACTGGAGAATTTGATATAGATAATCCAGAAATAACTCTTGGGCATTTTTTAAATTTGCTTACTTATGCAGGAGATCCAAAAAAAATGTTAAATAATCCCAATTATTTAAAAGAATTTGTATATACTAGACAAAGGTTAGTTGAAAAAGTTTTAGGATTAAAAAAAGGAACTATAAGAATTTTTGAAGAAATTTTCCAATTAAATATATAA